Proteins encoded within one genomic window of Paenarthrobacter sp. JL.01a:
- a CDS encoding alpha/beta fold hydrolase, whose protein sequence is MAVFVLIHGGGSTAWDWQLVSPLLEASEHQVVAVDLPIEDPDAGLGDYTRTVTEAVGDARHTIVVGHSLGGFTAPLVCDALHSDGLVYLSAMIPLPGETFGDWWTNTGHDRETIPEEPYFNLVPEDLARQAMEKERDQQGAWMAAPWPGQRPDVPTLGILCRDDLFFPASFMRSLIRDRLRVEPVEIPGGHYAPLSHPEAVAGALNDFARQVAEGR, encoded by the coding sequence ATGGCGGTTTTCGTACTGATTCACGGAGGCGGTTCCACCGCCTGGGACTGGCAACTGGTCAGCCCGCTCCTTGAAGCCTCCGAGCATCAGGTGGTGGCCGTCGATCTGCCCATCGAAGATCCCGATGCCGGGCTTGGGGACTACACCCGGACAGTAACGGAAGCGGTTGGCGATGCCAGGCACACCATCGTGGTGGGGCACTCGCTGGGCGGCTTCACCGCGCCCTTGGTTTGCGACGCTCTTCACTCGGATGGTTTGGTGTATCTCTCCGCGATGATTCCCCTGCCTGGCGAGACTTTCGGGGACTGGTGGACCAACACGGGGCATGACCGGGAAACCATTCCCGAGGAGCCATACTTCAACCTGGTCCCTGAGGACTTGGCCCGTCAGGCCATGGAAAAGGAGCGCGACCAGCAAGGTGCCTGGATGGCAGCGCCGTGGCCGGGACAGCGTCCGGACGTGCCAACTTTAGGGATTCTGTGCCGCGACGATCTGTTCTTCCCGGCGTCGTTCATGCGGAGCCTCATCCGCGACCGGCTGCGAGTCGAACCGGTTGAGATCCCGGGCGGTCACTATGCTCCGTTGAGTCACCCGGAGGCTGTTGCCGGAGCCCTGAACGACTTTGCCCGGCAGGTTGCAGAGGGCCGGTAG
- a CDS encoding rhodanese-like domain-containing protein translates to MSMSAAEFFRAKLQCEIDVMEVAESKPGSLVVVDTRRQSSWEHGHIPDAVHIPTASIPELAPGLVPAGSQVVVYSWGPGCNGSTFAALAFAELGYPVKEMIGGIEYWIRNGLPVETSAGVVQHEPDALVTAHKA, encoded by the coding sequence GTGAGCATGAGCGCTGCAGAGTTCTTCCGCGCCAAGCTCCAATGCGAGATCGACGTCATGGAAGTGGCGGAGTCGAAACCCGGTTCATTGGTGGTCGTGGATACCCGACGTCAATCGTCGTGGGAGCACGGACATATTCCTGATGCCGTACATATCCCTACTGCCAGCATTCCGGAGCTTGCTCCCGGGCTGGTCCCGGCTGGTTCGCAGGTAGTGGTGTACTCCTGGGGTCCGGGCTGCAATGGGAGTACCTTCGCTGCGCTCGCCTTCGCGGAATTGGGCTACCCGGTCAAGGAAATGATCGGCGGCATCGAGTATTGGATCAGGAACGGGTTACCGGTGGAAACTTCCGCTGGTGTGGTCCAGCATGAGCCGGATGCGTTGGTGACAGCGCACAAGGCCTGA
- a CDS encoding IclR family transcriptional regulator yields MTTEGKDARNSSASLRKALAILTVVAEEPGNGDGLALVELTRLSGLNKSTLLRLAAPLLEENLLERDHETGKFRLGHGCLRLGQSYLDRVDLRSVANGELRSLMRATESTCHLVVLSGQDVVYLDKVEDEATVRMASRVGATMPAYCTAVGKAMLAFSPEEVVGPILAGNLVPLTDKTITDPALLRADFEAIRRRGYSIDDRENEPEVRCVAAPIFGHDDHVVAALSVSSLSSRMTAKRVREVGPMAAETSLRISAKLGSRRASAKLAKLA; encoded by the coding sequence GTGACTACTGAAGGCAAGGACGCCCGCAATTCCTCGGCGTCACTTCGCAAAGCACTGGCTATATTGACGGTGGTGGCCGAGGAACCGGGCAATGGAGATGGGCTGGCGCTCGTAGAGCTAACCCGGCTCTCCGGATTGAACAAGAGCACCTTGTTGCGCCTGGCTGCGCCATTGCTCGAAGAAAACCTGCTGGAGCGTGACCACGAGACCGGAAAGTTCCGTCTGGGACACGGCTGCCTGAGGTTGGGGCAGTCCTACCTGGATCGTGTGGATCTGCGCAGCGTTGCCAACGGCGAGCTCCGGAGCCTCATGCGTGCTACGGAGAGCACCTGCCACCTTGTGGTGCTATCCGGGCAGGACGTCGTCTATCTGGACAAGGTGGAAGACGAGGCCACGGTGCGCATGGCCTCGCGGGTCGGCGCCACCATGCCCGCTTACTGCACGGCGGTGGGCAAGGCCATGTTGGCGTTCAGCCCGGAAGAAGTGGTGGGACCGATCCTGGCCGGCAACTTGGTGCCGCTCACTGACAAGACCATCACTGATCCGGCACTGTTGCGCGCCGACTTTGAAGCCATACGACGGCGGGGTTACTCCATCGACGATCGGGAGAACGAGCCGGAAGTGCGCTGCGTTGCGGCGCCCATCTTCGGGCATGACGATCACGTGGTGGCTGCCCTATCGGTATCTTCGCTGTCTTCCCGGATGACTGCCAAGCGGGTTCGGGAAGTGGGCCCGATGGCGGCGGAGACCAGCCTCCGGATTTCCGCCAAGCTCGGTTCGCGCCGGGCGTCTGCGAAGCTGGCGAAACTCGCGTGA
- a CDS encoding beta-N-acetylhexosaminidase, with the protein MSAPHQLVPAPWSFSAGTGALTLDAGTTLGADPELSGPRRWLARSLGAATGWDLAPAATADAHVRFLLDPKLDAEAYRLEVGDAVVISAGGPAGAFYAAQTLLQLLGPKAFRQSAVGSAWSVPRVSVEDKPRFGYRGTMLDVARHFMPKDNLLRFIDVMAMHKLNVLHLHLTDDQGWRIQINRYPKLTETGAWRRESSLGSWRAGVFDGRPHGGFYTQDDLREIVAFAAERLITVIPEIDVPGHSQAAIAAYPELGEAQAEGAEPVEVWTRWGINETVLAVSETSLEFYRNVLDEVVEIFPSPWISLGGDEVPLAQWQASTAARGKAESLGLDDVSGLHSWFVGQLAAHLQRHGRATSVWDEIGDGGLPEGALVASWRGYEGGIDALRKGYDVVMCPEHRLYLDHRQADGDDEPVPVGFVTTLQAVYEFDPLPGLSAEGLPGRLLGAQANIWTEHLDSPRRVHFAAFPRLSAISEVFWSNPEDRDYDGFLTRLTGAHLARLEAIGVEYRPLSGPAPWQQRPGVEGWKRDYDAEQLVRN; encoded by the coding sequence ATGAGCGCGCCCCACCAGTTGGTCCCGGCGCCGTGGTCCTTCTCCGCGGGGACAGGCGCGTTGACGCTCGACGCCGGTACGACCTTGGGTGCCGACCCTGAACTGAGCGGTCCCCGCCGCTGGTTGGCCCGTTCTTTGGGCGCGGCAACGGGCTGGGACCTGGCTCCCGCAGCCACCGCCGACGCGCACGTCCGCTTCCTGCTGGACCCGAAGCTCGACGCCGAGGCGTACCGCCTGGAGGTGGGTGACGCCGTCGTAATTTCTGCCGGTGGGCCCGCGGGCGCTTTCTACGCTGCGCAGACTCTCCTGCAGTTGCTGGGACCAAAAGCCTTCCGGCAGTCTGCTGTCGGTTCGGCCTGGTCGGTTCCTCGGGTTTCTGTGGAGGACAAGCCACGGTTTGGGTATCGCGGGACGATGCTGGACGTCGCACGGCACTTCATGCCCAAGGACAACCTGCTCCGGTTCATCGACGTCATGGCCATGCACAAACTCAACGTCCTGCACTTGCACCTGACCGACGATCAGGGTTGGCGGATCCAGATCAACCGCTACCCCAAGCTGACGGAGACCGGTGCGTGGCGCCGTGAATCGTCGCTTGGTTCCTGGCGTGCGGGGGTTTTCGACGGCCGGCCACACGGTGGTTTCTACACGCAGGATGACCTCAGGGAGATCGTGGCGTTCGCCGCTGAGCGGCTCATCACCGTCATCCCGGAGATCGATGTACCGGGCCACAGCCAGGCCGCCATCGCGGCGTACCCGGAGCTGGGCGAGGCACAAGCCGAGGGTGCGGAACCTGTGGAGGTATGGACGCGCTGGGGTATCAACGAGACGGTCCTTGCCGTCTCCGAAACCTCGCTGGAGTTCTACCGGAACGTCCTGGACGAGGTCGTGGAGATCTTCCCCTCCCCGTGGATAAGCCTGGGCGGCGACGAAGTTCCGCTCGCGCAGTGGCAGGCCAGTACCGCTGCGCGTGGGAAGGCGGAGTCGCTTGGCCTGGACGATGTCTCGGGCCTGCACAGCTGGTTCGTCGGGCAGCTGGCCGCGCACCTTCAGCGGCACGGCCGCGCCACCTCCGTATGGGACGAAATCGGCGACGGCGGACTGCCGGAGGGAGCGCTCGTGGCGTCCTGGCGTGGGTACGAGGGTGGCATTGATGCGCTCCGCAAGGGGTACGACGTTGTAATGTGCCCTGAACACAGGCTCTACCTCGACCACCGGCAAGCCGATGGCGACGATGAGCCGGTGCCCGTCGGGTTCGTGACCACCCTGCAGGCCGTCTACGAGTTCGATCCGCTGCCTGGCCTCTCCGCAGAGGGGTTGCCGGGACGTTTGCTCGGCGCCCAGGCGAACATCTGGACCGAGCACCTCGACTCGCCCCGCCGGGTACACTTTGCGGCCTTTCCGCGCCTCAGCGCCATCTCGGAAGTGTTCTGGTCCAACCCCGAGGACCGGGACTACGATGGGTTCCTGACCCGGCTGACAGGTGCACATCTGGCACGGCTCGAGGCCATAGGCGTGGAATACCGGCCGCTGTCCGGTCCCGCTCCGTGGCAGCAGCGGCCGGGGGTCGAGGGTTGGAAACGTGATTACGACGCCGAGCAGCTCGTGAGGAACTGA
- a CDS encoding carbohydrate ABC transporter permease, translating into MTAVDVSPLAPQAAAENPQKFRKNGKRRFGADAAGIIIALIVAFPLFWMVLSALKPKTALDAGDAAPFTLEPSLDSFGRVLGVNNFGQYFLNSVIVALVVVVLSTILAFLAAVALTRYNFKMRTKLLIIILVSQMVPVEALTIPLFFLLRNAGEAIPLVGLNQLGSLVLVHVGFSIPFAIWMLRGFVAAVPVEVEEAARLDGAGSFRFVRSILFPLVAPGVVACSVFSFISTWNDFLFAKTFIISAQENQTLPMALLTFFKPDQNDWGAIMAGSVIMTIPVLIFFVSVQRKLVSGLAGAVKG; encoded by the coding sequence GTGACCGCCGTCGACGTTTCACCGCTCGCGCCGCAAGCAGCGGCAGAGAACCCGCAGAAGTTCCGCAAGAACGGCAAGCGACGCTTCGGCGCCGACGCCGCGGGGATCATCATCGCGCTGATTGTTGCCTTCCCGCTGTTCTGGATGGTGCTGTCCGCGCTGAAACCCAAAACAGCGCTCGACGCCGGTGACGCGGCCCCGTTCACGCTGGAACCGTCGCTGGACTCGTTCGGCAGGGTCCTCGGGGTCAACAATTTTGGCCAGTACTTCCTCAACAGCGTGATCGTGGCGCTGGTGGTTGTTGTGCTGTCCACGATCCTGGCGTTCCTCGCGGCGGTGGCACTGACCCGGTACAACTTCAAGATGCGCACCAAGCTGCTGATCATCATCCTGGTCTCGCAGATGGTGCCTGTTGAGGCGCTGACGATTCCACTGTTCTTCCTGCTCCGCAACGCCGGCGAAGCCATTCCGCTGGTCGGCCTGAACCAACTTGGCTCATTGGTTTTGGTCCACGTTGGTTTCAGCATTCCGTTTGCGATCTGGATGCTGCGCGGATTCGTGGCGGCCGTGCCGGTTGAGGTGGAGGAAGCTGCCCGTCTCGATGGCGCCGGCAGCTTCAGGTTTGTCCGTTCCATCCTGTTCCCGCTGGTGGCACCGGGTGTTGTGGCGTGTTCGGTTTTCTCGTTCATCTCGACGTGGAACGACTTCCTGTTCGCCAAGACCTTCATCATTTCCGCCCAGGAGAACCAAACGCTGCCCATGGCACTTCTGACGTTCTTCAAGCCCGACCAAAACGATTGGGGAGCCATCATGGCCGGCTCGGTCATCATGACCATTCCCGTGCTCATCTTCTTCGTCTCGGTCCAGCGCAAGCTCGTGTCCGGTCTCGCCGGGGCGGTGAAGGGATGA
- a CDS encoding carbohydrate ABC transporter permease, with amino-acid sequence MTALTPVLPEAPHEGTPRKGTTTAARASRRRGRLEPWLYLAPAFIVLIALLGYPIFQLINVSLYDYRQAQVSGKAPLKFVGLENYQKLFADPQFWTVLGNTVVFATACVVFTLLVGSSLAVLATRLRPWVRSLLFVVSLGAWATPAVTGSAVWLFLFDPTLGLVNKTLVAIGLTQFQGYSWTYDKWSAFGLVASEVVWCSFPFVLVTVYAGIQAIPTEVIEAARIDGASMPRIARSIMLPMLRPIVIVVTIQSIIWNFKIFSQIYIMTNGGGIAGQNLVLNVYGYQQAFAASLYGLGSALGVIMTALLMVITLVYLRILKRTGEAL; translated from the coding sequence ATGACAGCCCTCACCCCGGTTCTGCCTGAAGCGCCCCATGAGGGCACCCCACGTAAAGGCACGACGACGGCGGCACGCGCCTCCCGCCGTCGGGGGCGTCTGGAGCCTTGGCTCTATCTGGCCCCGGCCTTCATTGTCCTGATTGCCTTGCTCGGCTACCCGATCTTCCAGCTGATCAACGTCTCCCTGTACGACTACCGCCAGGCCCAGGTCAGTGGGAAAGCACCCCTGAAATTCGTGGGTTTGGAGAACTACCAGAAGCTCTTCGCCGATCCGCAATTCTGGACCGTCCTGGGCAACACCGTGGTCTTCGCTACCGCCTGTGTGGTCTTCACGTTGTTAGTGGGCAGTTCACTTGCGGTGCTGGCAACCAGGCTCCGTCCGTGGGTCCGGTCCTTGCTGTTTGTGGTGTCGCTGGGTGCCTGGGCTACCCCCGCTGTCACGGGCAGTGCCGTGTGGCTGTTCCTTTTCGACCCCACCTTGGGCTTGGTCAACAAGACGCTGGTGGCCATCGGGCTGACGCAGTTCCAGGGCTACTCCTGGACCTACGACAAATGGTCTGCCTTCGGGCTGGTAGCCAGCGAAGTGGTGTGGTGCTCGTTCCCGTTCGTACTGGTTACCGTCTACGCGGGCATCCAGGCGATTCCGACGGAGGTCATCGAAGCCGCAAGGATCGACGGCGCATCCATGCCCCGCATCGCCCGCAGCATCATGCTGCCGATGCTCCGTCCGATCGTGATCGTGGTGACCATCCAGTCCATCATCTGGAACTTCAAGATCTTCTCGCAGATCTACATCATGACCAACGGAGGCGGCATCGCGGGCCAGAACCTGGTCCTGAACGTGTACGGCTACCAGCAGGCATTCGCCGCAAGCCTGTACGGACTCGGTTCAGCCCTTGGGGTCATCATGACCGCCCTGCTGATGGTCATCACGCTCGTCTACCTCCGCATCCTTAAGCGAACAGGAGAAGCCCTGTGA
- a CDS encoding extracellular solute-binding protein produces the protein MKLARSAAAIAIAALALTACAPPTSNNAASSSDEQTGTVRVWLFSEVNQDPKSAVVKEAVTEFEAAHSGAKIDVQYIPVDSRAERFKAAFNDPSSAPDVAEFGNTDLASYVASGGLADVTRDIKSWDEAKDLDPKILATTEIDGKNYGVPWFVGVRALYYRTDLLQQLGLAVPKTLDEVETVARAVRSANPDMLGISVGGAAQFSAMPYLWANGGEIATKEGDKFVSGLDSAQSREGVAAYTRLLKDDICPAQTCAEFGGNASVQQFIAGKSAMTIGGDFNYKAVAASAIKDKFAVVPVPGKTAGSIAPAFAGGNNLGVFNSSERRTLAADFVKLLASKKYQQKMFDSMGNLPTFTDVQKSVAENNKQVEPFINTLGAGTKFVPVTENWSTIDAQGVFTGMYQKVVTGKADVNAATTEAAAAMNAAFGSK, from the coding sequence TTGAAACTCGCACGCTCCGCCGCGGCAATTGCCATCGCAGCGCTCGCATTGACCGCCTGCGCTCCGCCCACCTCGAACAATGCAGCCTCCAGCTCGGATGAGCAGACGGGCACTGTCCGCGTGTGGCTCTTCTCCGAGGTCAACCAGGACCCCAAGTCCGCAGTCGTCAAGGAAGCTGTTACTGAATTCGAGGCGGCACACAGTGGTGCCAAGATCGACGTCCAGTACATTCCCGTTGACAGCCGGGCCGAACGGTTCAAGGCCGCGTTCAATGATCCGTCCAGTGCGCCGGATGTGGCCGAGTTCGGCAACACGGACCTGGCCAGCTACGTGGCATCCGGCGGCCTGGCCGATGTTACCAGGGACATCAAGTCCTGGGACGAAGCAAAGGACCTTGACCCGAAAATCCTGGCCACCACTGAAATCGACGGCAAGAACTATGGGGTGCCGTGGTTCGTCGGCGTTCGCGCCCTCTACTACCGCACCGATCTCCTGCAGCAGTTGGGTCTTGCGGTCCCCAAGACCCTGGACGAGGTAGAGACTGTTGCCCGGGCCGTACGCTCAGCGAACCCCGACATGCTGGGAATCTCGGTGGGTGGAGCGGCGCAGTTCTCTGCCATGCCCTACCTGTGGGCCAACGGCGGGGAAATCGCCACCAAGGAAGGCGACAAGTTCGTTTCCGGTTTGGACTCGGCCCAGTCCCGTGAAGGCGTGGCAGCCTACACCCGTCTCCTCAAAGACGATATTTGCCCGGCCCAGACCTGTGCGGAATTCGGCGGAAACGCCAGTGTCCAGCAGTTCATCGCGGGAAAGTCGGCCATGACCATCGGCGGTGACTTCAACTACAAGGCCGTTGCTGCCAGTGCCATCAAGGACAAGTTCGCCGTGGTTCCGGTTCCCGGCAAGACTGCAGGTTCCATTGCGCCCGCATTCGCCGGGGGCAACAACCTGGGCGTCTTCAACAGCAGCGAACGCCGTACCCTCGCAGCGGACTTCGTGAAGCTGCTGGCCAGCAAGAAGTACCAGCAGAAGATGTTCGACTCCATGGGCAACCTCCCCACATTCACCGATGTCCAGAAGTCAGTGGCCGAAAACAACAAGCAGGTTGAGCCCTTCATCAACACCCTGGGCGCCGGAACCAAGTTTGTCCCGGTTACCGAAAACTGGTCCACCATCGATGCCCAGGGTGTCTTCACGGGCATGTACCAGAAGGTCGTCACGGGCAAGGCCGACGTGAACGCGGCAACCACCGAGGCCGCTGCCGCCATGAACGCCGCGTTCGGGTCCAAGTAA
- a CDS encoding metal-sensitive transcriptional regulator: MNTPDLSMSHQDAPVIEVDLEPSASHGYTGNKDAYLKRLKRIEGQVRGIARMVEEDKYCIDILTQVAAATKALHAVSLGLVEEHIGHCVVGAASEPDPETRAEHIDAKVKEATDAIGRLLR, from the coding sequence ATGAACACGCCAGACCTGAGCATGAGCCATCAGGATGCACCAGTCATCGAGGTGGACCTGGAGCCCTCTGCATCCCATGGGTACACCGGCAACAAGGACGCGTACCTCAAACGTCTCAAACGCATTGAAGGGCAGGTTCGCGGCATCGCCCGCATGGTGGAGGAGGACAAATACTGCATCGACATCCTCACGCAGGTCGCGGCAGCCACCAAGGCCCTCCACGCCGTCAGCCTGGGACTCGTTGAGGAGCATATTGGCCATTGCGTCGTGGGTGCCGCCTCCGAGCCCGATCCCGAAACACGCGCCGAACACATCGACGCCAAAGTCAAGGAGGCCACCGATGCCATCGGGCGCCTGCTGCGGTAG
- a CDS encoding heavy-metal-associated domain-containing protein — protein sequence MSQTIQTNVNVSGMTCGHCVSSVSEELEALSGVKDVAVDLNPGGLSTVTITSTQELSPSEIGEAVAEAGYVVVANEA from the coding sequence ATGAGCCAGACCATCCAGACCAACGTCAACGTATCCGGCATGACCTGCGGCCACTGTGTCTCCAGCGTGAGCGAAGAACTTGAAGCGCTCAGCGGCGTCAAGGACGTCGCAGTGGACCTCAACCCCGGCGGTTTGTCCACCGTCACCATCACATCCACCCAGGAGCTCTCACCGTCGGAAATTGGCGAGGCCGTAGCAGAAGCCGGCTACGTGGTGGTAGCCAACGAAGCCTAG
- a CDS encoding heavy metal translocating P-type ATPase, translated as MSNQETFNQPAQRVIELDIEGMTCASCVNRVERKLGKLEGVEASVNLPLESAHVTVPANVTDQQIVDTVNATGYKATLRQAPARHSRPAADDHGHSHEHQEVGPARQEHDEHAGHENHMDHGPSASTLRPRLILAAVLTVPVFAISMIPALQFPHWGWVVGVLALPVVSWAAWPFHRAAAINARHFASTMDTLVSIGVIAAYAYSAWQLFADPRMTEHPGMESMAGGGLYFEVAAVVTTFLLLGRYLEANAKAKAGNALKALLNLGAKDATILVDGVEKKIPTDQLLVDDVFVVRPGEKIATDGVVLDGASAVDTSLVTGESVPVEVGPGSTVTGATINTSGRLLVRATRVGSDTTLAQMGRLVSEAQTGKAPIARLADRISSVFVPIVLVIAVVTFLLWLFFSGDLNAAFTAAVAVLVIACPCALGLATPVGLLTGTGRGAQLGILIKGPQVLEDTRHVDTILLDKTGTVTSGKLAVDRTVALNGHSPAAVLTLAGAVESASEHPIAHAIAAAAKEAAHDAGTLPAVGSFSSAPGGGVRGSVALDGSTKTVVVGRSGWLEENGISLETEHRDVLAAQENGGATAIWVAVDGEPAGIVSLRDTIKPGSAAAIAKLKDLGIRPILLTGDNAAVAAQVAAAVGIAPEDVFAGVLPEGKVDAVRKLQESGSTVAMAGDGVNDAAALAQSDLGIAMGSGTDVAIEASDLTVMGSDLGQLVQAIELSRKTLSTIKTNLFWAFFYNAIGIPVAALGLLNPMIAGAAMAASSVLVVANSLRLRSFGK; from the coding sequence TTGAGTAACCAGGAGACCTTCAACCAACCCGCACAAAGGGTGATCGAGCTGGACATTGAGGGCATGACCTGCGCCTCATGCGTCAATCGAGTGGAACGGAAACTGGGCAAACTCGAAGGGGTCGAGGCAAGCGTTAACCTGCCGCTCGAATCGGCGCACGTCACGGTCCCCGCAAACGTTACAGACCAGCAAATCGTGGACACCGTGAACGCAACGGGATACAAGGCAACGCTGAGGCAAGCCCCTGCACGCCACTCCCGCCCTGCCGCGGATGATCACGGTCATAGTCATGAGCATCAAGAGGTCGGGCCGGCTCGCCAGGAACACGATGAACACGCCGGCCACGAAAACCACATGGATCATGGTCCTTCGGCTTCCACGCTGCGGCCCCGGTTGATCCTGGCCGCCGTGCTGACTGTTCCCGTTTTCGCAATCTCCATGATCCCGGCCCTCCAGTTCCCCCACTGGGGCTGGGTTGTCGGCGTACTGGCACTTCCGGTAGTGAGCTGGGCCGCCTGGCCGTTCCACCGGGCCGCTGCCATCAACGCCCGGCATTTCGCCTCCACCATGGACACCCTGGTCTCCATCGGTGTCATCGCGGCCTACGCGTACTCGGCCTGGCAGTTGTTCGCGGATCCACGCATGACAGAGCACCCCGGCATGGAAAGCATGGCGGGCGGCGGGCTGTACTTCGAAGTCGCAGCCGTGGTTACCACCTTCCTGCTGCTGGGACGCTATCTTGAAGCGAATGCCAAAGCCAAGGCAGGCAACGCCCTCAAAGCCCTGCTCAATCTGGGCGCCAAGGATGCAACCATCCTGGTGGATGGCGTGGAGAAGAAGATCCCCACAGACCAGCTCCTGGTGGACGACGTGTTCGTTGTTCGTCCCGGTGAGAAGATCGCCACCGATGGCGTGGTGCTCGATGGCGCATCAGCTGTCGACACATCCCTGGTGACCGGGGAATCCGTCCCTGTCGAAGTTGGACCGGGCAGCACAGTAACGGGTGCCACCATCAACACCTCCGGGCGATTGCTGGTACGGGCCACGCGCGTCGGTTCCGACACGACTCTCGCCCAGATGGGACGCCTGGTCAGCGAAGCCCAGACCGGCAAAGCACCCATCGCCCGGCTCGCGGACCGGATCAGTTCGGTCTTCGTTCCCATCGTGCTGGTCATCGCCGTGGTCACTTTCCTTCTTTGGCTGTTCTTCTCCGGGGACCTCAACGCTGCCTTCACAGCTGCCGTTGCGGTCCTGGTGATCGCTTGCCCATGCGCCCTGGGCCTGGCTACCCCGGTTGGCCTGCTGACCGGAACGGGCCGTGGTGCGCAGCTGGGTATCCTCATCAAGGGCCCCCAGGTGCTGGAAGATACCCGGCACGTGGACACCATTTTGCTGGATAAGACGGGCACGGTGACCAGTGGCAAGCTGGCCGTGGACCGCACGGTCGCCCTCAACGGGCACTCCCCCGCTGCTGTGCTGACCTTGGCCGGGGCCGTCGAGTCAGCATCGGAACACCCGATCGCCCACGCCATTGCGGCGGCGGCCAAAGAAGCAGCGCACGACGCCGGAACACTGCCTGCCGTTGGAAGCTTCAGTTCCGCGCCAGGCGGCGGAGTTCGGGGCAGCGTAGCGCTGGACGGCAGCACGAAGACCGTCGTTGTGGGCCGTTCGGGGTGGTTGGAGGAAAACGGCATCTCCCTCGAAACCGAACACCGCGATGTCCTCGCTGCCCAGGAGAATGGGGGTGCCACCGCTATCTGGGTGGCTGTCGATGGCGAACCGGCGGGCATTGTGAGCCTCCGCGACACCATCAAACCCGGCTCCGCGGCGGCGATCGCAAAACTGAAGGACCTCGGGATCCGTCCCATCCTCCTGACCGGAGACAACGCCGCAGTGGCCGCCCAGGTGGCTGCCGCCGTCGGAATTGCGCCGGAAGATGTGTTCGCCGGGGTATTGCCGGAAGGCAAGGTGGATGCCGTTCGGAAGCTTCAGGAATCGGGTTCCACGGTCGCCATGGCCGGCGACGGCGTCAACGACGCCGCGGCCCTGGCCCAGTCGGACCTCGGAATCGCAATGGGTTCCGGCACGGACGTTGCCATCGAGGCCTCGGACCTGACCGTGATGGGCAGTGATTTGGGTCAGTTGGTGCAGGCGATCGAACTGTCCAGGAAGACGCTCTCCACTATCAAGACCAACCTGTTCTGGGCGTTCTTCTACAACGCGATCGGCATTCCGGTTGCTGCCCTTGGGCTGCTGAATCCGATGATCGCGGGCGCGGCAATGGCGGCCAGCTCAGTCCTGGTTGTGGCCAATTCGCTGAGGCTGCGCTCGTTCGGCAAGTAG
- a CDS encoding DUF2277 domain-containing protein: MCRNIRTLHNFEPHATSEEVEAAALQYVRKISGSTKPSKANEEAFAEAVHEIAHITQHLLDSLVSHGPAKNREEEAAKAKARAAVRFGTA; this comes from the coding sequence ATGTGCCGGAATATCAGGACTTTGCATAACTTCGAACCGCATGCCACCAGCGAGGAAGTGGAGGCCGCGGCCCTCCAATATGTGCGCAAGATCAGCGGATCAACCAAGCCGTCAAAGGCCAACGAAGAAGCTTTTGCCGAGGCTGTCCACGAGATCGCGCACATTACGCAGCATCTCTTGGACTCCTTGGTAAGCCACGGTCCCGCCAAGAACCGTGAAGAGGAAGCAGCCAAGGCGAAGGCCCGGGCCGCAGTCCGCTTCGGAACCGCCTGA
- a CDS encoding WXG100 family type VII secretion target, giving the protein MAIWGADVDQLRQLGNKLKAGAEQIEQQRSQLKGALDGTDWKGPDADKFRSEWDGEHTSNLKKVADALRQAGDRAQKNAEQQQQASN; this is encoded by the coding sequence ATGGCTATTTGGGGTGCAGATGTTGATCAGCTTCGTCAGCTCGGTAACAAGCTGAAGGCAGGTGCTGAGCAGATCGAGCAGCAGCGTTCGCAGCTCAAGGGCGCTCTTGACGGCACTGACTGGAAGGGCCCGGACGCTGACAAGTTCCGCAGCGAGTGGGACGGCGAGCACACTTCGAACCTGAAGAAGGTTGCCGACGCTCTTCGCCAGGCCGGCGACCGTGCCCAGAAGAACGCTGAGCAGCAGCAGCAGGCCTCCAACTAG